The Haloprofundus salinisoli region TCGACAGCGAGGGGCCGGACGGGTCGCTGCGCGGGGAGGCGACGCGCGCGGGTGTCCCGACGATCACGCTGGAGATGGGCGAGGCCCACCGGTTCCAGCGCGGCCTCATCGACGAGGCGTTAGCGGGCGTTGAGAGCGTCTTCGCCGAGGTCGGTCTCAGCGCGACGGACACCGTCCGCTGGCCCGGCTGGCGGACGGTCATCACGGGCGACCGCGAGAAGACCTGGATCCGCGCCGACGTCGGCGGCATCGTCGACATGCACTACTCGCGGGGCGCGCTCGTCCACGAGGGCGACCGCGTCTGCACCATCACGAACCCGTTTCTCGACGACAACGTCGCCGTCGAAGCGCCGTTTACCGGGTTGCTCGTCGGCATCTTGGAGAACCCGGTCGTCTATCCGGGCAACCCCATCTGCCACCTCGTCGAACTGAGCACGTCGACGCGGCGGGTGCTCGAACGCGAGCAGTCGCCCGCGGCGGAGGCCGAGACCTAACGCGCCGGGCAGGGGCTCTCGCCATTGTTGAAGAAATACTTCAGTTCGGAATAGAAAGCGGCAAAGCAGGCGAGCGCACCCGGTTGGGCGCGCGGATACACGTAACTTCTATAGCACCCCGGTTCCGAGACACATGGGAGTATGAGTCAATCGTACAATCGAGGCCTCGTGGAGGACTTCGGCCGTTGGCGGGAGTTCTCGGCTGGCATGTGGGCCTGGATTTTCCACAAGTTCACCGGGTGGGTGTTGGTGGGCTACCTGTTCACCCATATCGCCGTCCTCTCGACGGCGCTGACGACTCCACAGGCGTACACCAACACCATCCAGGGGCTGGAAGCACTCGCCGTCGTGCGCATTCTCGAAGTCGGGCTGCTCGCGGTGGCGGTGTTCCACATCCTCAACGGGCTTCGGCTACTGTTCGTCGACCTCGGCGTCGGACTGGAAGCACAGGACAAGAGTTTCTACGCGTCGCTGGTACTGACGGGCGCGATCGTCGTCGCCAGTATCCCGACGTTCGTCGCGGGGGCGTTCTGAGATGGCGGAGCGTTACTCCTCGTTCGAGCGCGGCGGCCGGCGGTGGCTGTGGCAGCGCATCACGGCGGCGTTTCTCGTCGTCGTGCTCGCGTTCCACTTCTTCCTGCTCCACTTCGTCAACCACGCCGCCGAAGTGACGTTCGCCGCGAGTCAGGCGCGGATGGAGACGCTGACGTACTTCTCGTTGATGATCCTGTTTCTCGTCACCGCGACGTTCCACGGCGTCAACGGCGTCTACAACGCACTCGTCAACCAAGGGCTGACTGGCACGAGACTGAGCGTCGTGAAGTGGACGCTCGTCGTCGCCAGCGCAGTTCTCATCATTCAAGGCGTCCGGACCGCCCTCGCGTGGGCCGGAGGCATCCCACTCTAACATGAGCACGCAAGTACCCGAAACACAGGAAGCCGACGAATCGGAGGCGGAGACCCAGGCGGAGTCGGTCCCCGTCGCACAGCAGCAGCGCCAACAGCGGAAGACCGACCGCCGCGAGCGCGTCGCCGAACGCGAACGCGAGCGGACCGAAGAGGAGACCGCGAGCGACGAGAGTCGCTACCACCTGAAGGTGTTCCGCTACGACCCCGAAGTCGAGGGGAAGCAGGAACCGCGGTTCGACGAGTTCCACGTCCCCTACCACAAGGGGATGACCGTCCTCGACGCGCTCATCTACGCGCGGGACCACTTCGACTCCTCGCTGACGTTCCGACACTCCTGCCGACAGGCCATCTGTGGCTCCGACGCGATGTTCGTCAACGGGAGCCAGCGGCTCTGCTGTAAGACGCAGCTCTCGGACCTCGAAGAGCCGGTCCGCGTCGAACCGCTGCCGCACCAGGAGGTCGTCAAGGATCTAGTCGTCGACATGGAGCACTTCTACGACCAGATGAAGGCGGTCGAGCCGTACTTCCAGACGAACGACCTGCCCGACGGCGAACTCGACGAGCAGCGTCAAAGCCGCGAGAACCGCGAGAAAGTGAAGATGTCGACGCGCTGCATCTGGTGTGGCGCGTGCATGTCTTCGTGCAACATCGCGGCCGGCGACAACAAGTTTCTCGGCCCCGCGGCCATCAACAAAGCGTACCGCTTTGCGATGGACGAACGCGAGGGCTCGGACATGAAGGAGCATCGCATGCGCATCCTCGAACAGGAACACGGCGTCTGGCGCTGTCAGACACAGTTCTCCTGTACCGACGTGTGCCCGAAAGACATCCCGCTGACGGCGCACATCCAGGAACTCAAGCGAGAGGCCGTCAAGAACAACCTGAAGTTCTGGTAGTGAACCTCGAGTTCACCCAGTCTTAACAACGCTCAAAAATCAGATATGTACGAACACGACGTAATCGTAGTCGGCGCGGGCGGCGCCGGCCTGCGCGCCGCTATCGCGGCGCAGGAAGAGGGGGCGGACGTGGCCATCGTCTCGAAACTCCACCCCGTACGCAGTCACACCGGCGCGGCAGAGGGCGGCATCAACGCCGCGCTCCGCGAGGGCGACTCGTGGGAAGACCACGCGTACGACACGATGAAGGGGTCGGACTACCTCGGCGACGCGCCGGCCATCGAAACGCTCTGTAAGGACAGCCCGAAGGAGACGATCCAACTCGAACACTGGGGGATGGCGTTCTCCCGCGACGACGACGGCCGCGTCAGTCAGCGACCGTTCGGCGGCCTCTCGTTCCCGCGGACGACGTACGCGGGCGCGGAGACGGGCCACCAGTTGCTCCACACGATGTACGAGCAGCTCGTCAAGCGCGGCATCAAGGTGTACGACGAGTGGTACGTGCTCAATCTCGCCGTCTCCGACGAGGAGGTGCCCGAAGACCGCAGCTGCCACGGTATCGTCGCCTACGACATCCAGTCGGGCGAGGTGTCGGGCTTCCGCGCCCGCAACGGTGTCATCCTCGCGACGGGCGGCCCCGGTCAGGTGTACGACCACACGACCAACGCCGTCGCCAACACCGGCGACGGGGTGGCGATGGCGTACCGCGCGGGCGTCCCGATGGAGGACATGGAGTTCATCCAGTTCCACCCGACGACGCTGCCGTCGACGGGCGTCCTCATCACCGAGGGGGTCCGCGGCGAGGGCGGCATCCTCTACAACGAGAACGGCGAGCGCCTGATGTTCGAGTACGGCTACGCGAACAACGCCGGCGAGCTCGCCTCCCGCGACGTGGTGTCGCGCGCCGAGTTGACCGAAATCAACGCCGGCCGCGGTATCGAGGACGAGTACGTCCACCTCGACATGCGTCACCTCGGCGAGGGGCGCATCATCGACCGTCTCGAGAACATCGTCCACCTCTCGGAGGACTTCGAAGGCGTCGACCCGCTCGAAGAGCCGATGCCGGTCAAACCCGGCCAGCACTACGCGATGGGCGGCGTCGAGACCGACGAGAACGGTGAGACGTGCATCACCGGCCTCTACGCGGCCGGCGAGTGCGCCTGCGCCTCCGTTCACGGGTCGAACCGCCTCGGCGGCAACGCGCTGCCGGAGCTCATCGTCTTCGGCCGACGCGCGGGCGCGCACGCCGCGGGCAAGGACCTCGGCACGGCGAAGATTACGACCGGCAAGCGCGGCGAGTGGGAAGCGGGCGAAGTCGACACTCCCGTCGCGCCCGGCGAAGTGCGCTCCTCGAACGAGGACGCCGTCGCCGACGGCGGGAAAGCGCCCGACGCCGGTGAGCCGAGCGACGCGAAGCGAGCCTCGTCACGAGCGGAGCGAAGCGATGGCGGAGCGGTAGCGACCACGGGCGACGAGATCGTCACCCGCGCCGTCGAAGCCGAGAACCGACGCATCGAGCGTCTCATGACCAAGAACGAGGGCGTTCAGCACGCCGAGATCCGTTCGGAGGTCCAGAAGTCGATGACGCGACACGTCAACGTCTTCCGCGAGAAGGAAGGGCTGAAACAGGCGCTGCGTGACCTCAGAGAGGCTCGCGAGCGCTACACCGACGTGTACGTCAACGACCCCTCGCGGACGTACAACACCGACCTCATCCAGACCATCGAGACGCGCAACATCCTCGACCTCGCGGAGGCGATCACGCTCGGCGCGCTCGCGCGCGAGGAGTTCCGCGGCGCACACTGGCGCAAGGAACACCAGGAGCGCGACGACGAAACGTGGCTGAAGCACACGATGCTGTCGTGGAACGACGGGTCGCCGGAACTGTGGTACAAGCCGGTCATCCTCGAAGGCGAGGACAAGACGTACGAGCCGAAGATCCGCAGCTACTGAACCGAAGTAGTCCGTTTTTCCGACGCCGGATCGACGACGAACAATTGTGAAAATCCCGACAATTCACGACGACAGTCGAAAGCATACCGGCTGAAGGCATCGCCTACGGGTGGGTCGAAAGGGTGTTCAACCTTACAGTAATCCTTCGAGACGCGCCGAAACGCCGGTTTTCTGAGTTCGCGGCTGTTTCGACGACTGTCGTAGAGAGATTTTATTATTGTCGAACTCATGGAGTCGGACAAGATGATTTCGCAGACGAGTCAACAGACGACCGTTCCCGATACACTCCGTTCGCCGCGCGCAAAACTCGTGTATCTGTACCTCTCGACGCACGGAGACGCCTCCGTTTCGGAACTACAGGAGAGTCTCGCAATGACGAAACTCACTCTCTACAGTATTCTTCGGACGCTTCAGGGGGAGGGGTTGGTCGGCCGCGACGCCGGCTCGGACCGCTACTCGCTGGTCTAACCGTACTATCGGTTTCTCGGAGCGCGCGCTTTTCTGACGGTCGCGCCGTCTCTCACCAGGTCGTCACAGCGCGGACAGACCCGCGGGTTCTCCACTTCGTCGGGCGTAAAGACGCGGACGTACGCTCGGGTGACGAACGCCCCGCAGTTCGCACATTCAGGCATATCGATACGTTTCGAGAGTAGCCATATATAAAATTTACCGGACTCAGAGCAACGCCAGCAGAACGCCGAGAAGAATCAGGGCTAACAGAAGCGATACGACGCCGAGGAAGAACCGGTCTGCACTGTCCATCGTACCGAGAGTGGACACCGTTTCGACATAAACGTTCGCCGGCCGATGAACGTTCACGGCTCTCGGTCGAACCCGCGAACCGACGCTTCCACAGAAAGCACGGCCGCCAGCACCAACAGGCAGACGGCGAACACCAGTGCGAGGACCGAGACGTCGACGACGGAGACGCCCAGACCAGCTTGGGCGAAGGGATTCCCTCCGCCGACAGCGACGTATCCCTTGACGGCGTTGACGCCGCCGAACCCGAGCAACACGAAAGCGTGGACCATCGCCGTCGCAAAGCCGCCGGTGAAAAAGCCGAGCAACGAGCAGACGGCCTCGGCGTTGAGCACCTCGCGCGCCTGCGTCTCGTTCATCGTCCGCCCGAGTCGAAGTCGCCAGACGCCGACCGCGGCGTGACCGAGGCCCGTCAGCGCGACGAGCGAGACGCCGACCAGGCCCACGAACGCGACTTTTGGCGTCGCGAAACCGATGCTCTCGGGCAGATACGCTCGTCGAACCGGCTCCGGCAGAACCGCGAGCGCCGGATACAGCGCCGCAAGCGAGAACAGCAGATAGCTCTGCCACGTGAGTTTCCGAGCGAGTGACTGCCGAAAGAGGCTGTGTCGCTCCGCTTGCAGTCGCTCGTAGGCGGACTCGCCCACGAGCGCGTCAGCAATCGGATCCTCGACGGACACGCTGGTGGCTCTTCGCTCACAGTATTTGTATCTAACGCCGACACGGACGAGTGACGGGGTCGTCCCCTCGTCGAGAGCGGAGCGTGACGTTCGTTCGCAATCGTCGTGCGTCCGTCTGACGTAGATATATAACCCCTCCTCGTTCATCTATCATTGCGCAGTACTCTACTGCACACCACAACGTCGCGGGGCACCGCGACATCTGACACACCTTCTCGGAAACGCCTCGGTTCAGAGCTTCTGCCCTCGACGTGTTCTACGCCCTCTCTGCTATCGGGCGTCGTCCGACCGCCGGAACAGCCGAAGCGTGTCGTTGCCGAGTCGCTTTGACGCCGTTTCGGTGAATCCGCGAGCGGAGAAGATTCGACTCCAGCGACGGTAGTACAGCGGAACCGCGTCGTCGACGTAGTTCACCTCGGGCGTCTCCGCGTCCGCCTCTCGTCTCTCCGAGTTCGTCTCTTGGCTCTCGTCGGAGTTGACGTCGACATCGCCCTCGATCTCGACGGTGAGGAGGTGGTCGGCGGTGATGCGCGCCAGTTCGTCGAACACCCACTCGTTGTCGGGGTGGATGTGCTGGAGCGTCTCTACGGAGTAGACGACGTCGAACGCGTCGTCGTCGAACTCCGAGACGACGTTCTCGATGGCGTCGATGTAGAACGTCCCCGCGGCGGCGAGGTCGGGATACGCCTGGCGCATCACCGTCGTCGCCTCCTCGTTGACGTCGATGCCGTGGAGGTTTCGGTATCCGTGGTTGTGCAGGTGAGCGAGATGCCGACCCGAACTACAGCCCAGTTCTAGAACCGATAGGTCCACCTCCGAGTCGGAGGTGCGGTCGACGTACCGACGAATCGCCTCGCTGTTCTCGTCGGGACCGTAGTGCGCGTAGTAGTCCGGGGAGAACTCGCCGGAGCGCTTGGCCCACCGCTGACGGAGTTCGTCGGGAGTCATAGCTAAGGGAGAACGGCCGCGCGCGGTTAAGTGTCGGGTTTCCCTCGACAGTGACCGATGGCGCTCGAAGCGAGGCACGCTGGAGTCACCGCTAAAAATGAAATCGGTAGTCGAGAATCGGTACTGCTGCTGCGTCGAGATTACAGTCGGGTGACGTTCGTCGCGCGCGGGCCCTTCGGGGCCTGCTCGATGTCGAACTCCACTTCCTGTCCCTCTTCGAGGTCCGGACCGCCGACGTCTTCCATGTGGAAGAACACGTCTTCGTCCGCATCCTCGCTCTCGATGAATCCGTAACCGCCGGTGTCGTTGAAAAAGTCGACCGTACCTTTCGCCATTGCATCTAGTCTAACTCGCTACCCACTCATAACCCTTTTGAGCGAATCGGGGGCACGAGTCAGTGTTTCGACTGGTTCGAGGCCCTCGGGCGGGTGTCGTGAGTACATGTTCGTAGCCCGGTCAGCTGCCGTTGAATCCTGTGAGTTGGCCGCCAGTTCTATGTTTCAGTGACGGCTACTTTCACCCGTGGCGTAATCGACGAACGATTCTCCGGGGGTCCTGAATCGAAAACAGTCGGGAGTGCTGTTCGTCTTGCTGGGAATCGCCGGGTTGTCGGTGCTCGGAGCTCTCGGAGACGGCGGCGCACGCACGGTGGCTGGTATCGTCGCCGGAAGCGTGTTCACGCTCATCGGTGTCGGCGTCTTTTTGACGCGATTCCGAGTTGGGCCGAGCCGATGACTTACGGCGAGCAGTAAATTCGGGGGAGAAAGTGTTACAGAGTTCGTTGTCCGAATCGAGTACAGTGGGGATTGTCGTGGTTTTCCTCGTTTCAATCGGGAATATCGGACTCGCGGTGTTCTGGCGGTCGCGACTTCCGAGTGAACGGGTGTATCTGCTCATCAGTGGGGCTGCCGGGCTTTCGTATCTTTACGTCGTCTACACCGAGTGGAGCACATCTGCGGTGTATCTCTCGATGACACTGTTCTCCGCAATCATCCTCTGCGTCCTCCACTTGGGTTACAGAAGATATCTGAACTACGCGAAAGGGTACTGACGACAGACTCTACTGACGTCGCGTCTCGGTGGTAGAGGACTTATTTCACGAGCGAAGTCGTCTACTCCGACTCTCTCCGCGACTGGTTCGCATCGAACGCGACGCCGAACACGACACCGAGCGCGATGCCGATAGCCAGTTGGTCCATCGAAACGCCGAGGGCGACACCGAGCGTCAGTCCGAGTGCCATCCCTGCGCCGGTGTCTCGCTTCGAGCCGTTTTCTTCACTCGTCGGGGCCATCGCTGTCAGTTCTTCGGATTTCGATATAGCGTTGTCGGTCAGCCGGATTCCCGCGTTCGAGCAACGAGATTTGAGCCGCGGTCACCACTCTTCTTGAGATGACTGTTGGTTACCAGTGACCATAA contains the following coding sequences:
- the sdhC gene encoding succinate dehydrogenase, cytochrome b556 subunit, which translates into the protein MSQSYNRGLVEDFGRWREFSAGMWAWIFHKFTGWVLVGYLFTHIAVLSTALTTPQAYTNTIQGLEALAVVRILEVGLLAVAVFHILNGLRLLFVDLGVGLEAQDKSFYASLVLTGAIVVASIPTFVAGAF
- a CDS encoding succinate dehydrogenase produces the protein MAERYSSFERGGRRWLWQRITAAFLVVVLAFHFFLLHFVNHAAEVTFAASQARMETLTYFSLMILFLVTATFHGVNGVYNALVNQGLTGTRLSVVKWTLVVASAVLIIQGVRTALAWAGGIPL
- a CDS encoding succinate dehydrogenase/fumarate reductase iron-sulfur subunit, coding for MSTQVPETQEADESEAETQAESVPVAQQQRQQRKTDRRERVAERERERTEEETASDESRYHLKVFRYDPEVEGKQEPRFDEFHVPYHKGMTVLDALIYARDHFDSSLTFRHSCRQAICGSDAMFVNGSQRLCCKTQLSDLEEPVRVEPLPHQEVVKDLVVDMEHFYDQMKAVEPYFQTNDLPDGELDEQRQSRENREKVKMSTRCIWCGACMSSCNIAAGDNKFLGPAAINKAYRFAMDEREGSDMKEHRMRILEQEHGVWRCQTQFSCTDVCPKDIPLTAHIQELKREAVKNNLKFW
- a CDS encoding FAD-binding protein, whose protein sequence is MYEHDVIVVGAGGAGLRAAIAAQEEGADVAIVSKLHPVRSHTGAAEGGINAALREGDSWEDHAYDTMKGSDYLGDAPAIETLCKDSPKETIQLEHWGMAFSRDDDGRVSQRPFGGLSFPRTTYAGAETGHQLLHTMYEQLVKRGIKVYDEWYVLNLAVSDEEVPEDRSCHGIVAYDIQSGEVSGFRARNGVILATGGPGQVYDHTTNAVANTGDGVAMAYRAGVPMEDMEFIQFHPTTLPSTGVLITEGVRGEGGILYNENGERLMFEYGYANNAGELASRDVVSRAELTEINAGRGIEDEYVHLDMRHLGEGRIIDRLENIVHLSEDFEGVDPLEEPMPVKPGQHYAMGGVETDENGETCITGLYAAGECACASVHGSNRLGGNALPELIVFGRRAGAHAAGKDLGTAKITTGKRGEWEAGEVDTPVAPGEVRSSNEDAVADGGKAPDAGEPSDAKRASSRAERSDGGAVATTGDEIVTRAVEAENRRIERLMTKNEGVQHAEIRSEVQKSMTRHVNVFREKEGLKQALRDLREARERYTDVYVNDPSRTYNTDLIQTIETRNILDLAEAITLGALAREEFRGAHWRKEHQERDDETWLKHTMLSWNDGSPELWYKPVILEGEDKTYEPKIRSY
- a CDS encoding TrmB family transcriptional regulator gives rise to the protein MISQTSQQTTVPDTLRSPRAKLVYLYLSTHGDASVSELQESLAMTKLTLYSILRTLQGEGLVGRDAGSDRYSLV
- a CDS encoding DUF7563 family protein — protein: MPECANCGAFVTRAYVRVFTPDEVENPRVCPRCDDLVRDGATVRKARAPRNR
- a CDS encoding class I SAM-dependent methyltransferase, with the translated sequence MTPDELRQRWAKRSGEFSPDYYAHYGPDENSEAIRRYVDRTSDSEVDLSVLELGCSSGRHLAHLHNHGYRNLHGIDVNEEATTVMRQAYPDLAAAGTFYIDAIENVVSEFDDDAFDVVYSVETLQHIHPDNEWVFDELARITADHLLTVEIEGDVDVNSDESQETNSERREADAETPEVNYVDDAVPLYYRRWSRIFSARGFTETASKRLGNDTLRLFRRSDDAR
- a CDS encoding cold-shock protein gives rise to the protein MAKGTVDFFNDTGGYGFIESEDADEDVFFHMEDVGGPDLEEGQEVEFDIEQAPKGPRATNVTRL